In the genome of Paenibacillus sp. GP183, the window ACTTGCATTCGGGGTTATTCATATGGCCTTCTCAATTAGCGAGTGCTTGGGGCGAGGCTTCGATGCATTCTCATCTTTGGTCGCTGGAGGGGATTTTGACAGGCTTCTTGTGAGGCCTCGGAGCACGGTCGTCCAAGTATTAGGCTCTAAGTGTGAATTCACTAGAATCGGGAGAATAGCGCAAAGCTTGCTGATGCTAATCTGGGCGATCCTCAACCTACCAATCGAGTGGACATTGCTGAAAATGTTTACTTTAGTGCTAATGATCATCAGCGGGATCTTCATCTTCACGGGGATCTTTATGCTGGCGGCAACTCTGAGCTTCTGGACGATTCAAGGCTTGGAGGTAGCGAATGTTTTCACAGACGGCGGGAGAGAGATGTCCCAATACCCACTGAATATTTATCAGAAATGGGTGACCCGATTCTTCACCTTCGTCATCCCTTTCGGCTGTGCCAATTACTTGCCTCTTTTGTATTTGCTCGATCGAGCCAGCGGCCATGACATGCTCTACATGCTTTCGCCTCTCGCGGGGATCCTTTTCCTCTTTCCTTGCCTGCTTGTATGGCATTTCGGGGTAAGGCATTATCGATCTACGGGTTCATAAGAGAAGCAGAGAGTTGCTTCGTTTCAATATTAAGACGTATAGTACATCTTAATTACTTGATTTAAAATTTCTAACTTCATTTAGACGTAAAACACTGCTTATATGGTTGGTTTTCTTTCATGCACCTCTAGAATGGTTCTGTAAGACGTAAAACACATCTTTTCTCGAAAGAAATCATTAAAATCCCCTAAGTAAGACGTAAAGTACGTCTTATCAAATTCAAGGATGCTACAAAACAAGCCGGTTCAGAATCATTCTGAACCGGCTCAACTTTTAATAGCTTATTTTCGCAATGGCTTCAAAGCACCGCTCCATGCGACTACCTGGTCAAGCATACCGTTGACCAATGGCTCTTGATGAGCACCCGGTTTGAATACGCTGTAGTTCTCAAAATCGGTAAAGAGCGATAACATCACTGAATTACGAACGTGAGCAATCTGAAGCTCTGACAGGATTAGCCGCAGATTCTCGATTGCGCGTGAACCTCCAACACTGCCGTAGCCTACAAATCCCGCTGCTTTATTAGTCCATTCGTTGTACAGAAAATCGATAGCATTCTTAAGGGCACCGGATGTTGCGTGGTTATATTCAGGTGTGACAAAAACGAATCCGTCAAAAGTTGCAATCTTTGCCGCCCATGCCTTTGTATGCTCTTTCGTGTATTGACCCATTGTCGGAGGAACAGGCTCGTCAAGCAGTGGCAGGTTGAACTGGGCGATATCTACAAGTTCATACTCGGCGTCATTTCGCTTGCTTGCAATTTCGTACACCCAGCGGGCAACAGCCTCACCGTTGCGACCCGGACGCGTACTTCCAATAATGACAGCAATTCTGTTCATGATTTACTCCTCCTGATTATTCAAATTACGAATAATAGTTATTACCCTTAATTGGTAGTTATATTCCAACTTTTAAAGATTTACCACCAATCCGCATCGCGCTAACTGGACATCGCCTTTGTAAATCACCTGCACCTCTTCTGCGAGCTGGCTGATCTCGCCGAAATGAGGCAGATGAATGAGAATCAGCTTGTTCACAT includes:
- a CDS encoding ABC-2 family transporter protein, translating into MILYFKYLLILIKSQMQYRTSFWLLSIGQFFIPFSVFAGMYFMFQRFGQLKGWSFFEVSLAFGVIHMAFSISECLGRGFDAFSSLVAGGDFDRLLVRPRSTVVQVLGSKCEFTRIGRIAQSLLMLIWAILNLPIEWTLLKMFTLVLMIISGIFIFTGIFMLAATLSFWTIQGLEVANVFTDGGREMSQYPLNIYQKWVTRFFTFVIPFGCANYLPLLYLLDRASGHDMLYMLSPLAGILFLFPCLLVWHFGVRHYRSTGS
- a CDS encoding NAD(P)H-dependent oxidoreductase, yielding MNRIAVIIGSTRPGRNGEAVARWVYEIASKRNDAEYELVDIAQFNLPLLDEPVPPTMGQYTKEHTKAWAAKIATFDGFVFVTPEYNHATSGALKNAIDFLYNEWTNKAAGFVGYGSVGGSRAIENLRLILSELQIAHVRNSVMLSLFTDFENYSVFKPGAHQEPLVNGMLDQVVAWSGALKPLRK